The nucleotide sequence GCCCGAGCTCTGCGCCTCCCCGCTCATGCCCCATGGCCCCAGATTTTTACCTCCGCCCGTCCCTTGCTGTCAGTGGGGCCCCAGGGTTCCCCAGGGAGTGACTCAGTTGCTTCTTGGTTCGGGGGCGTGTGTCTGGAGCTGGTGgcctgggtgcaggtggggccccGGGGGAGCCACTCCTCTGGAGGCACCGTGCCCCGCCCCGGCGTCCCGGGCTCCCATTGGCCCCAGCTGCTGGCTCCGCGGCCGCCTTGCCAGTGTGGGCTCGCTGGGCTCCTCCTCGGGGGCCAGGGCCGGCGTGGGCCACGGCGCCCGCTCGCGTTCCTGGAGCTGCTCGGAGGGGGGAGCTGAGGGGCAGAGGCCAAGGCGGCCGGTGAGGCCTGGGGGTGGGCCTGGGTGCGGGGCCCCTGTTTCCTCAGCACCCAGacgtctctgtgtgtgtttggctCACGGTCTCCCCGCCTCCGGTGGACGGGCTCTGTTCACGGTCTCTTGGGTCTGGCTCCTGCGTGTGCGtctctgcttctccgtctccccaGCCTGGCTCGCCGCTCTGTTTCTGCTCCTCCACTGGCCCTGTGCTCCTCTTGCTTCAGAGGTGCTGGCGTTGTTTCCAGGTCGAGTCTGGGACCCCCTGGCCCCCGGCTCTGGCTGGTTCTGGAGGCTCAGTGCCTCTCAGGGTACCGGGCACCGGGCAGAGAGGACAGCTCGATGTTGCCTGGGGCTTGTGACTCGGCGtctggatggagggatggatgacgAACTGGTCTTTTCCAGGGGGTCTGACTTGGAAGCTGGGGCAGCCGGCAGCATTTTCATGCTCTGTTCTTAGAGAACCAGAGAAAGGAGACTGAGGATTTGAAATCCTTCCTCGGGGCCTTGGCCTGGCCTGATCCCCGGAGCCTCTGCTTCCAGTGGTAGGTGGGGGGGAAGCAAGGGCCCGTGTTGTCCCTTAAAACCAGGGGCCGCCCGGGTCACTCAGAAGTGAGTGGGGCAGTGTCTTGAGCAGAATGTCTAAGCAACATTTACCAGCCACTTCTGGACTGGACCGCCGTGGGCCGGGACGGGGACAGGGCGCTGAAATTTCCAGAAGCCGGTCCCCGATAGAGCAGGGCCAGCCTTAGGCAATTCTCAGCCCAGACCTCAGTTTCCCAGGTACCGCCCACCTCTTGCCTGTCCCAGGCCACTGACGGGGCCGCAGGAAATAGAAAGTCCGTGCTGGAGACGCGGGTCCTTTTCTCTTCCCCCAGGGACTTGTCCGCGTCGTGGTGTCTGCCCTCGGTGGGCCCGACTCTCCCTTTGCTGTGGACACTCTGGCCTTTTTGTGGAGGGGGAGCGGGTGTGGCCAGTGCAGGCCGGGTGGCAAGGGTAGCCTCAGGCCTTTCTGAGCCGCTGGCacctggtccccccacccccacctcgggGGCTAGGCAGGTGGTGCAGGGCGGCATCGGCCGTCTCAGGAGATACGTTTGAGCCTGGTCGGGAGGATGCTGCTTCCGAGTGTGCTTGGGATGTGATTCCCAAGAGTgtcccccctctcttttttttttttttttttttaagattttatttatttattcatgagagctgcagagagagaggcagagacccaggctgagggagaagcaggctccctgcagggactccgacgccggactcgatcccaggaccctggggtgacaccctgggccgaaggcagctgctccaCTGCGGAGCCCCTGGGCGCCCTATGAGTGTCTCCCCCTTACACGTGCTCTGAACCCCCAACTCCCCCTCCCCAGTAGCAAAGTGTTGGTGGGAAATGACGTCGGGACTCCCGCAGGCAGTCCCGGGGCTCTTGCCTCGGCCGCACCTGTAGTAAAGGGAGGTGGCTTGGCCTCTGTCCTCTCCGAAGCGTGTCCGGAGGAGCCAGCATGACGCTGCGGCTGTGCTCGGGGAAGGCGTGGAGGCAGTGACCTGCCAGCGTGGCCTTGCTCGGGGTCCACAGGGAGGACGTGGTCACGGGGCGGCCCCGGCCTTGGACGCGGGCCCGATTTCTGGCCCCGCCGGCCGCCTCCGCTGCCGCTCAGCCAGGTTGGCGAGCACGTCGGAGGGGGTGTGGAGGGCAGAGTCCGCCGTCCGGCCCGGGGGTGTCCGAGAGGGTCCCCGGAGGGCCACGCAGAACCCAGGGAGccagtggggatgggggggggcagcggggcgGCAGGGGCGGGGTCCCCGGCGGCGGGCGCCCGCCTTCGTCCTGCTTCAGGGGAGCACGGCAGCCGCAGCCAGCCCTGGGCCGCAGTGTCCCGCGACGTCTCGCCTCGGAGTGGCCCTGCCGTTCGCGGTGGGCGCCGTCCCTCCCTGGGTGTCGTCCTGCCTTCTTCCCTCGCCTCCCGCCCTTCCCACCCCGGGGGGCTGGTCAGCGGCTCTGTATGGGGAGGCCGGGCTCCCggctcaccccccacccccttggctTCCCGAGCGCTGCTGTGCTCGTGGGCTTCCACTTGCGGTCTCCACGGCAGGCAGTGGGAGGTCATGCCGCTCCCGGGGGCCTCGTCCCCTCACGGACGAGGATCCAGGAGCTCGGCCTCCATCCCCCCTCGGCCCCTGCAGCCCGGCTGCAGTTTGGAGGGGCCCCTCGGCGCTCGGGGCGCGCGGCCGGGGGTTGGCCGGGTGTGTGCACGCCCACCACGGCGGCGTGAGGCCAGCACCGCCTCTGCCTCGGCTCAGACCCTGCCCGTGTGGTCAGCTGTGGGTGACCCCAGCGCAGATGCAGGAGCTGCAGCCTGCCACTCGGAGTGTCCGGGGGGCCCCTTcctgccccggcccccaccccagccccgggCTTAGGCTACATTAGCAGAGCTTTCGTGTCTGAGATCAGAGTGAGGAGCAGGAGCTCCCGTGGTTCGGCTGTACTGGGAAGCTAGGCCGCTTCCAGACCCCGTATTTAAGACAAGAGTTCCCCAGGAGATGGACAGGCATAAGGGCAGGTGTCCCACACCCCTGCCCGGAGGTTGTGAAGGGCCCTGGACACACAGAAGTGATGGGAAGGCGTGGCTTGCTCCGAGCGCTCCCAAATGCACCAGGGGCTGCGTGCCCACGGCGAGTGTGGCCGGAGGGCTTGGCTGCGAGGCCACTAGTGCAAGGCCGTCGTGCTGCTTTGGCGTCTCCAGCTCCAGCCTGGCGTATCCAGGATGCCTGGATCCTGGGCTGAGGAGCAGGGCCCGgtggccagaggctgggggtccaggccttgccaggaggagggaggtgaggggctCGGTAGGAAGGGAGCCGGCTTGCAGACTAACGACAgaatttgatcctgggtctgctGCGATGTGTCTGGGAACTCCGGGCAAGCCTGGTCGCTTGTTGGAACccgtttcctgatctgtaaactGTAGAAAAAACTGTGGGACCCCCCTCGGTATCTGAGGGTAAGGTGTGTGCGGCCAGCCGGGCCCTGCACTCAGACCACCCTGGTGTCGGGCCGTACGCCCTCCGGTCCCCTTGTGCCGAGGTGGCCAGGCGGCAGCGAGGCTGGAGGCAGCTGGGTTTGGAGAGGGTCCCACGCCCTGGGGCCGCCCCAGTGCACTGGTGCTCACCGCGTGGTCTCTGTTGGGCAGGGCGGAGAACTACTGGTGGCGCGGCCAGAACACGCGGACGCTGTGTGTGGGGCCCTTCCCTCGCAACGTGGTGACCTCCGTGGCTGGCCTGTCGGCCCAGGACATCAGTCAGCCGCTGCAGAACAGCTTCATCCACACGGGACATGGCGACAGCGACCCCCGCCACTGCTGGGGCTTCCCCGACAAGATTGACGAGTGAGTGCGCCGGGGTGGGCTGTGGCCTGTGGCGCCAGAGTCTGCAGCCCCCAGAAGCCGTCCCTGCAGGCTCAAGGGGGGGGCGGTGTCGGGAGCCCAAGGATGGTTGGTGCCACCCCACCTGTCTCGGAACCACCTTTGGAAGGGCTTCAGCAGGAACGCCTGTGTCACGCTCCCTGGTGTTGGGGCGGTAGTGGCCCTGCTTACCCcgcacggtcctggagacccagcctCCTGGGTCAAGCCCTGGGGGTGCACACAGGCCCAGGGGACACGCCGCTGTGTCCTGGGGAGGGGGGCGTAGACAaagagctccctgtggggagactccAGAGGGAAGGTTTGGCAGCTGCCCTGCTTGCCTGCTCACTCTGCACTtggggggccccgggggggcTCAGTGTCCTTTAAGTGAAAGGAGGAGGTCCCTGGGGGGGCATCCGGAGGACACAGGAAGAGAAGTAGTCCCTTCCCGGGTACCCTGCCCCAGCGAGCCTCCCGGCAGCTCCTGAGCGAGCGCCCGCTTCATGCCTCCTTGCTGGCAGCGGGGGCTCCCGGCAGCCCTTCCTGCTCTGGCTTCTGGGGCACAGGGAGGCAGGCCGTccccctcgccctcgccctcgccccccAACGCGGAGCCTGGGAGAGCAACCGCTGCCTCCTACGTCCCAGGAGCCAGCACGAGCCTGAGGGAAGGGGCGAGCTGTGTAGAGGCCCTCTGGCCCGCTCCTGGCGTGCTGCGGCCAGCCCAGCCCGGTCCTCCAGGCTTTCCTCAGCCCCGGGCCTAAGTGCCAGGGCCTGACAGTCCGCACGGGGGCTGGGAGGGTGACCGGGGAGCAAGCCAGGTGGCCCAGCCCCCCTTCTGCctggtgggggagagaggggcCTCCTGCGCCCCCGACGGCGTGGTGCGGCCCGATGCCTCTGGGCCCGGTGGGTCAGAAGAGCACGTGTGGGCAGGTGACGGCCAGGCGTGGGTTGGGGCGCCGCGGCAGTTGCAGGGGTCGGGGTCAGGAGCTccgtctctgccctccccacagCTCCCGGCCCGTGTAGTCTTCGGGGAGCTGCCGTGAGTTGGGGGTCCTGGGCTCCCGACCCAGGTTCTTGGCGGGGCTTGGCTCAGGTGGTTCTCTGCGTGCACTCAGGGTTCTGGTCTCGGCCTGGCCCCGGGCATCTCCTCCCCCTGGGGCCGCTCCAcgtgcctcccccagccccaccatcTGACCCGGTCGTCCTCCCACAGACTGTATCTGGGAAACCCCATGGATCCTCCTGACCTGCTGAGCGTGGAACTGAGCACCCCCCGGCCCACCCAGCATCTAGGAAGGCTGAAAAGTAAGAGCCCGGCCTCCCTCCCGGCGCCCCCTTGTGCGTCCCCCGGCCCACCCAGCATCTAGGAAGGCTGAAAAGTAAGAGTCCGGCCTCCCTCCCGGCGCCCCCTTGTGCGTCCGCTGCCCAGTAGCAGGCTGCCCTGGCTCCGGGACAGTGGGGTCAGGGCTGCAGGGGGACAGCTGTGCCCTGGCTCCGGCTGGCTGTGGGTGCAAGACGAGAGGCCGCTGCATCCGCTGAGGTGGGCATCCCCGGCTGGCCGTGTTGGCCTGCCCGCCGCAGcgtccccctctctcctccccacgcACTCAGATCCTGCCTTTCCTCACTCCCCCTAAGCCTGCTGTCCTCTCCCGAGCCAAAACCACCCCGCAGGCTTCACGCTGGCCAGGAGCCTCATCCACCTCCCGGATCCTGTGCCTGTCGTTCTGGAACGCGGGCTCCCCCCATCCTGCCGCCCCACTGCTTCCCATTGCTGTTGGGTTTGTACTGTTGGCTCGGCCCCTGTTCAccaccctctctctgtctctctccacgCTGCcctcctgtctgtctgtcttctctCCCCTGTCTCGCCCGCTCTGTCCCTTCTGCTCTCCGCATGGCCTTTCTTGCAGGGGAGCCTCCACCTCGCCCACCTCAGCCTGCCATCTTCGCTCAGAGTAAGTGGGGCCGGTCTCGAAGCcttggcccctgcccctgcccctgccccctctctcctctcattcCTCCTCTCCTGGAAGGTACAGCGCCCTGGTGGGCTggcggggtggcgggggggcggggggcatgcCGTGTGTGCTGTGAGCTTTGGCTGCTGACCTGGCCCAGCatgcctgcctctcccccgaCCCCCCAAAGCCCAGGCTTCTGGAGCAAGTGTGTGGTCCCGGCGCCCGCCTCTCCACCGTCACGCGGCCTGGTCCCGCTCCCTCTGGGACCCGCAGATGCCGTGTCGGGGCTTCACGGTGCTTGGTCAGGAGCTCTGTGCTCTCCGAGGACAGCTCCTGTTGCCCTTGATGGTGGGGGATTGTCCGTGGCCCCCGCCTGCACTAATGGTGTGCGTAATGGGGTGGGGATATGGGGTTACCAGCCGGGGCCCAGGAGTCTGGGGCGTTCGGGGCCTTGTGTGTCGGGGTATCATATGGCTGTGAGGTACCGCTTGCTCTAGCTGAGATGGAGGCAGGGGTCCATGAGCCCATGTGGAGAACTGAGTGTCCGGAGCAGGTTCTGTCCTCCTGTTGGAACAGGGTTGGTGTGCGTGGAGGAATTTGGCAGCCGAGGGGCTAATCTCTGGGGGCGTtgggagtggggggcgggggagggtacTTGTCTCTCTTCCCTGTCCCCCTGCCTGACACTGCCTTCCCGGTggggtctccctccctctcctagAGCCAACCTATGACCCTGTGAGTGAGGACCAGGACCCCCTGTCCAGCGACTTCAAGAGGCTGGGCCTCCGGAAACCAGCCCTGACCCGTGGGCTGTGGCTCGCGAAGCCCTCCGCTCGGGTGCCCGGCACCAAGGCGGGTCGTGGCGGTGGGGGCGAGGTCACGCTCATTGACTTTGGCGAGGAGCCCGTCGTCCCCACCCCCCGGCCCTGCGCGCCCTCACTGGCGCAGCTGGCCATGGATGCCTGTTCCTTACTGGACAAGACCCCGCCGCAGAGCCCCACGCgggccctgccccggcccctgcaccCCACGCCCGTGGTGGACTGGGACGCCCGCCCGCTGCCCCCGCCTCCTGCCTACGACGATGTGGCCCAGGACGAGGATGACTTCGAGGTCTGCTCCATCAACAGCACCCTGGTGGGTGCAGGGGTCCGCACTGGGCCCAGCCAGGGCGAAACCAATTACGCCTTTGTGCCTGAGCAGGCACAGCTGCTCCCTCCCCTGGAGGACAATCTGTTCCTCCCACCCCAGGGTGGGAGCAAGCCGCCCAACTCGGCCCAGACCGCAGAGATCTTCCAGGCGCTGCAGCAGGAGTGCATGCGGCAGCTGCAGGTCCCGGCTGGCTCCCTGAGCCCTCCTCCTGGCCCGGCCCCAGCGGGTGAGGACaagccccaggtgcccccccgcGTGCCCATTCCCCCGAGGCCCACCCGCCCACGGGGCGAGCTGTCTCCAGCCCCCTCAGGCGAGGAGGAGATAGGGCGGTGGCCTGgacccgcctcccctccccgggtGCCTCCCCGGGAGCCCCTGTCCCCTCAAGGCTCACGGACCCCTAGCCCCCTGGTTCCACCCGGCGGCTCCCCGCTGCCACCTCGGCTCTCCAGCTCACCTGGGAAGACCATGCCCACCACCCAGAGCTTCGCCTCCGACCCCAAGTACGCCACACCCCAAGTGATCCAGGCACCCGGCCCGCGGGCTGGTCCCTGCATCCTGCCCATTGTCCGCGATGGCAAGAAGGTCAGCAGCACCCACTACTACCTGCTGCCCGAGCGCCCACCCTACCTGGAACGCTATCAGCGCTTCCTGCGTGAGGCTCAGAGCCCTGAAGAGCCGGCCCCCCTGCCCGTGCCCCTGCTGCTGCCCCCGCCCAGCACCCCGGCTCCTGCTGCCCCCACTGCCACCGTTCGACCGATGCCCCAGGCCGCCCCCGATCCCAAGGCCAACTTCTCCACCAACAACAGTAATCCAGGGCCCCGGCCACCAGCCCTGCGGGCCGCTGCTCGGCTGCCACagaggggctgccctggggacgGGCCGGAGGCTGGACGGCCGGCAGACAAGGTCCAGATGGTGAGCACCAGGCCCGGCTGctgggcggaggggcggggcctgagggcCCCAGAGGAATGGGCCCAGGCGGTGCTGACgggtaggtgggtgggtgtgCCCAGCTGCAGGCCATGGTGCATGGGGTGACCACAGAGGAGTGCCAGGCGGCCCTGCAGAGCCACAGCTGGAGCGTGCAGAGGGCTGCACAGTATCTGAAGgtacccccacctcccgcccactcTGGCTTTCAGGGACCCTGAAGACTGGCTCTGCCGCTCTCACCTCCCCTGACCCCTCCCTGCCATCCTGCCTCTggctctcctctgcccccaccctggctGGTGCCCTTCAGCCCCAGCGTGTCCCATGGCACCACCCTCTGCTCCTCAGGTGGAGCAGCTCTTTGGGTTGGGTCTGCGGCCGCGAAGCGAGTGCCACAAAGTGCTGGAGATGTGCGACTGGAACTTGGAGCAGGCTGGCTGCCACCTGCTGGGCTCCTGCGGCCCTGCCCACCACAAGTGAGTGAGCGCCCCCCCACTCGGCCCCGGGGTCCCCCAGCTTGGGGGGGGATGGCGGCCCATGCTGCGGGGCAGGCAGTTCCGGGTGAAAGAAGTTTCTTCTAAGCCCGCTTAGATGTTTCAGCACCTGGTCCGGATGAACTTGGGGGTCCGAGGAGCCCCTGCCCCGTGGGGGCTTCCTCAGGCTTTACGGTGCCCGCCGCCCTCTGGCCGTCTCAGCAGCAAcactgctgtcttttttttttttttttttttttgaagctagAACACATCCCAGGGTggtaaattccaaaattattgcTGACTCTTCAGCTAGATTCGCCTGGTACTAGGAGGCCCGCTCGTGCCCACCCGCACTAGCCGTTCTGTACCCTTGACAGAGGGGCTTTCTGGTTGTTTCCCCTCCTGTAGGCGCTGAGGTGTCTGGAGAGCCAGAGGGTCTGTCCTGAAGGAATCACTTGAGTCTGTCCATCTGACAAGGGTGGGGAGGTCCCCCCCCAGCCCGGAGGACCTGCTGCCACTTGCTGCTCCTAGTGGCGGAGCAAGGCCAAGGCAGCAGGAGACTGGGAGCCCCGCCTTGCCGTCCCCCCTCACCCAGTGCTGTCCCTGCAACTTTGGATCAGCTCTTGGTGCCCCTGGCCAAGGGGTAGGAAGGAGCCCTGTGaaggcgggcctgggggcggccTCCGCGGGCCCTGCAGGCGAGCTGCCCCTGCGCCAGCCCCTggtgggggcctggggcgggAGAGTGTCCCCAGGCTCTGCCGCCGCCGGGGAAGCCAGGCTTGACCCATGCCGGGAGGATGTGCTGGCCCCACAGAAGGGGGCCAGCACCCAGCAGGCCCTCAGGGCAGCGCCCTTCTCCAGGGATCTCCTGGTGGGCATTGGGATGTCGGAGAGAATGTGACTTGTGGCCACACCATGGATACGTTATGGGACTTGGCAGGTCTTAGGATCTTGTGCCTGGAAATAGCCCTAGGTGGCTGAGGAAGCAGAGCAAGGGTGCCAGATTGTTCTTTGGCAGGGACCAGGGCCCAAGGCCCCAGGGTTGGAAGGAGACCAAGGGGGCAGCTGCCCTGGAGGGACACCAGCGCTTCCTCTTTGACCCAGCTCCTCCCCTGTGCTGTTCCGTGTTTTCCTGCCAGCGTCTGCCACCAAAGTTGCTGCCCCGGCTATGGATCCCTGCTTCTTCCAGAGAAATAAAGCTAGTTTCTATTTTATGTTACTTCCTtgtccctgcctgtgtctttgcctctcggGCAACAGCCTGAGGTCCCCGAGGTCccccggcggggggtggggggggtggggggacagcatCAGTCAGCAGCAGGCCTCGGGGCGCCCCCTGTGGACAGAGGGGGGAAGTGCGGCCTGGGTGACCCTCAGGGTGCTCTCCCCTTCGGggttcacccccagccccccgagTTCTTGCTCCGAGCTCCAGAGGGCAGGACGCGCTGCCGGAGCGGGTGGAGCAGCTCACTTAGCTGGAGCTAAGGCAACGTCCGAACAAGGAGAGCTTCAGTGCgtgtcttagttttgttttgctgaGTATTTCGTATGGGTCAGAGTTCAGAGGGGGTTGGGGCCGCAGTGaagccacctcccctccccagggaCCGCCTGCACCATCGGTGTCTTGGGTTTTTCGCTTAGACTGCTCGGCAGAGTTCATAGTCGCACTGAACGAGCGTCCCGTTCTCGTTTGGGGCCGCGTGGACGTACCTCGTCACCCCGTGGACCGAGGGCGTTGAGTCTTGCCCAGTCCTTTGCTGCAGCAGATGGCAGGCGGCTGTCTTCCCCGCCGAAGCCAGCCGGGAGGACGGGTGACGGGTTCCCGGGAGCGGAGCCCCGAGTCGCAGCGCGTGCAGCAACCACGGGGCTCGCTGGGCCCCTCCGTGGAGCACGGTCTCGGGCAGCCGCAGCGACCCGGGCCTCCCACGGCTCACGGAGCCTCTGGGGTTCGCCCGCGAGACAGGTCTCCCTGGCTTGaagttgcatttctctaatgagtGAATAAACCTAAAAAATGACACGGGCcgtttacatttccttttctgcGAGCTGCCTGGTAATACCCTTGGCCCGTTTAAAAGGCaaattattgggatccctgggtggcgcagcggtttggtgcctgcctttggcccagggcgcgatcctggagacccgggatcgaatcccacatcaggctcccggtgcatggagcctgcttctcccactgcctgtgtctctgcctctctctctctctctctgtgactatcattaaaaaaaaaaaaaaaaaaaaggcaaattattaGTCTGTCACTGGTTCTTGGGAAACGACCGGAGCAAAGGAATTAGCCCTTGGAGCTTCACCACGTCTGAGCAGGACGGTGTCTGGAGAGCCAGAGGGTCTGCCCTGGAGGGGGCTGCCCTCCTCCTCAGATCCTGAGAGACGAAGCTGACGGTTTAGGTTTGCTAAAAGCAACACCAAGGCCATTTAGGACGGAGCTGGGCGcggtctgtgtgtctctgctccAGGCCGGCCCGCCGGGGCCCTCGGGCCTGGGAGATCTGGAGCCTTCAGATCCAGGCCTGTTCTGTGCACCCTGTGTGCCAAGTCAAGAGCTCAATTCTAGTTAAAAtattactgggcagccccgggggcccagcggtttagggccgccttcggcccagggtgtgaccctggagtcctgggatgagtcccacgtcgggctccctgcatggagcctgcttctccctctgcctgggtctctgcctctcatgaataaattaaaaaaaaaaaaaatactattattaaaaataaatatttttaaagtttttacttattAGAAGAGCGTGTGTGTGCTTGAGAACacgagtggggtggggggggcagggggtgcagaggaagaagcagactccctgctcagccctgattcagggctccatcccaggaaccccaggtgGGGAGCTGAGCCCAAGTCGGAGGCCcggctgactgagccacccaggcgcctctagaAAGTATAATCACAACATATCaccagggacgtctgggtggctcgggttggacgtctgcctttggcccagggtgtgaccctgggctcctgggatcgagtcctgcatcgggctccctgcatggagcctgctcctccctctgcctgggtctctgcctctctctctctttccctccctatgtctctcatgaataaataaataaagctaatttGGGGCTTTGCGGTTAGACCTGGATTCTGTTCTCAGCTGTATGGGTCTTGGAAAAGTTACTTAGCCTTTCTGAGCCTATAAACTGGGAGGCTAGTCATCCCTGCTTTTTAGGGCggttgtgtggattaaatgagcTTGTGTAGGCCAAGTATCCTGCTTGGTACACAGCCCATGACAAGTGCCCAATAAAGCGTAATCATTGTACATTTTTTCACGTCCCTGCTGTTTGTATCAATCAGCTTGCATTACTCACCGACCACAGCTCTGTGCACACTTgccttctctttccatttccccttaatttcactttttttttttttttgaaataatgtcttctttggcaacaaagtcattcctttttataggtCATGGACATGTtcaagtccatttttttttcaagtccattttttaaaaatgtttgttggtAAACGGTGGCAGAGCTAGTACATCTCAGAAGGAGCTTTTGCAAGAGTGACCGCAAAGGAGCAGGGGCTCCTCAGAGTATCAGGAAACCCAGTGTAGTTTTGCCAGATACTCAGTTCCCTAAGTCCGAGGGCTTCCTGCTATTTGTTTCACTCTAACCAGCCTGCCAGCATCTCCGGGGTTTATTGAAAAGATCTTAAGGGAGGATTTTGAAAAAGCTGGTCCGGGCTTGTTTGCCAACAAGGCCAATCAATAAATCAaggattcagggatccctgggtggctcagcggttgagcacctgccttcggcccggggcctggtcctggggtccggggtcccacgtcaggctccctgcatggagcctgcttctccctctgcctgtgtctctgcgtctctcatgaataaataaataaaatctttaaaaatcaatcaaggaTTCACTGGGGACCTCAGTCAAGTCCTGAAGAGGGAACACAAGCTGAAGGGACAGTCTGCCCAGAGGACTGACAGCAGAACGTGGGGCCAAGTACTCTAAGATCCTTATGTGCCAGGAGCCTTGGGGGCAAAGGAGGTGGCTTCCTGGAGTAGGTGACATTGTGCCGACTGGTTGGGGACGAAGAGGCGTGTGTCAGGAAGGTGAGGGGCATCAAACACTGCAGGTGGAGGGAACAGACTTGGTGGAAGGCCTGAAGTTCGCTAAGGCTGGAAGCCATCCTTTTGCTGTGTTTTGGGGCCGAGTGCGATCCTGATCCCGGCGAGTGGGGCAGGCCTGTGTCATGAAGTGGCAGGTGTGACATCCTGAGTCCTTTTGAGTGTGTGGACAAAGGGAGGCCGCGGAGGGTGGGCAGGGGACTGACACGGCCCGTGTGTGTTTTTAGAGCGAGCGAGAGCCCTGCGTGACCGTGGCAAGCGGCTCCACTTTAGCCTCGAGTGAGGAGCGATGGAGTAAGTGTGTCTCGCTGCACGCTGGGAACCGAAAGGTGTTCTTAATTAGAAGCAAATTAATCTTTATGGAAATTTGACCTTGGGGGATGGAGGGATCACCAACCCCTAGAACCCCTGGCTAGAGCTGGGATTCCCAAAGGCCAGTGCTGGTCTGGGGACAAGTTTTCATGGGTCTGAGTTGAAATGACAAGAATAAGAATAATACAGAGgagtttttcttaaaatgtaatcAGGTCCGAGGACTGCCTTTATTCGGAGATTTTGTCTTCCTACCTTTTTGGTATTGAAACAGCTATTCCTGAGTGGTGATGGCCGTGGTGGCGGCGGGTGGTCGATTTGTCCCCATGCCCTCATGCAGCCGTGCAAGGCAGTTACTGTTAGGGTCCCTGAAATCTAGGGTCCTTGGGGCCGAGGGCGCCTGTGTCCGCAGCACCGCCTGTCGGCCAA is from Canis lupus baileyi chromosome 35, mCanLup2.hap1, whole genome shotgun sequence and encodes:
- the TNK2 gene encoding activated CDC42 kinase 1 isoform X16 produces the protein MQPEEGTGWLLELLSEVQLQQYFLRLRDDLNVTRLSHFEYVKNEDLEKIGMGRPGQRRLWEAVKRRKAMCKRKSWMSKVFSGKRLEAEFPPHHSQSTFRKTSPTPGGPAGEGPLQSLTCLIGERDLHLFEKLGDGSFGVVRRGEWDAPSGKTMSVAVKCLKPDVLSQPEAMDDFIREVNAMHSLDHRNLIRLYGVVLTPPMKMVTELAPLGSLLDRLRKHQGHFLLGTLSRYAVQVAEGMGYLESKRFIHRDLAARNLLLATRDLVKIGDFGLMRALPQNDDHYVMQEHRKVPFAWCAPESLKTRTFSHASDTWMFGVTLWEMFTYGQEPWIGLNGSQILHKIDKEGERLPRPEDCPQDVYNVMVQCWAHKPEDRPTFVALRDFLLEAQPTDMRALQDFEEPDKLHIQMNDVITVIEGRAENYWWRGQNTRTLCVGPFPRNVVTSVAGLSAQDISQPLQNSFIHTGHGDSDPRHCWGFPDKIDELYLGNPMDPPDLLSVELSTPRPTQHLGRLKKPTYDPVSEDQDPLSSDFKRLGLRKPALTRGLWLAKPSARVPGTKAGRGGGGEVTLIDFGEEPVVPTPRPCAPSLAQLAMDACSLLDKTPPQSPTRALPRPLHPTPVVDWDARPLPPPPAYDDVAQDEDDFEVCSINSTLVGAGVRTGPSQGETNYAFVPEQAQLLPPLEDNLFLPPQGGSKPPNSAQTAEIFQALQQECMRQLQVPAGSLSPPPGPAPAGEDKPQVPPRVPIPPRPTRPRGELSPAPSGEEEIGRWPGPASPPRVPPREPLSPQGSRTPSPLVPPGGSPLPPRLSSSPGKTMPTTQSFASDPKYATPQVIQAPGPRAGPCILPIVRDGKKVSSTHYYLLPERPPYLERYQRFLREAQSPEEPAPLPVPLLLPPPSTPAPAAPTATVRPMPQAAPDPKANFSTNNSNPGPRPPALRAAARLPQRGCPGDGPEAGRPADKVQMVEQLFGLGLRPRSECHKVLEMCDWNLEQAGCHLLGSCGPAHHK
- the TNK2 gene encoding activated CDC42 kinase 1 isoform X8 codes for the protein MPAARRFPGLELSFPLLARLRRRLYTRLGSSSMQPEEGTGWLLELLSEVQLQQYFLRLRDDLNVTRLSHFEYVKNEDLEKIGMGRPGQRRLWEAVKRRKAMCKRKSWMSKVFSGKRLEAEFPPHHSQSTFRKTSPTPGGPAGEGPLQSLTCLIGERDLHLFEKLGDGSFGVVRRGEWDAPSGKTMSVAVKCLKPDVLSQPEAMDDFIREVNAMHSLDHRNLIRLYGVVLTPPMKMVTELAPLGSLLDRLRKHQGHFLLGTLSRYAVQVAEGMGYLESKRFIHRDLAARNLLLATRDLVKIGDFGLMRALPQNDDHYVMQEHRKVPFAWCAPESLKTRTFSHASDTWMFGVTLWEMFTYGQEPWIGLNGSQILHKIDKEGERLPRPEDCPQDVYNVMVQCWAHKPEDRPTFVALRDFLLEAQPTDMRALQDFEEPDKLHIQMNDVITVIEGRAENYWWRGQNTRTLCVGPFPRNVVTSVAGLSAQDISQPLQNSFIHTGHGDSDPRHCWGFPDKIDELYLGNPMDPPDLLSVELSTPRPTQHLGRLKREPPPRPPQPAIFAQKPTYDPVSEDQDPLSSDFKRLGLRKPALTRGLWLAKPSARVPGTKAGRGGGGEVTLIDFGEEPVVPTPRPCAPSLAQLAMDACSLLDKTPPQSPTRALPRPLHPTPVVDWDARPLPPPPAYDDVAQDEDDFEVCSINSTLVGAGVRTGPSQGETNYAFVPEQAQLLPPLEDNLFLPPQGGSKPPNSAQTAEIFQALQQECMRQLQVPAGSLSPPPGPAPAGEDKPQVPPRVPIPPRPTRPRGELSPAPSGEEEIGRWPGPASPPRVPPREPLSPQGSRTPSPLVPPGGSPLPPRLSSSPGKTMPTTQSFASDPKYATPQVIQAPGPRAGPCILPIVRDGKKVSSTHYYLLPERPPYLERYQRFLREAQSPEEPAPLPVPLLLPPPSTPAPAAPTATVRPMPQAAPDPKANFSTNNSNPGPRPPALRAAARLPQRGCPGDGPEAGRPADKVQMVEQLFGLGLRPRSECHKVLEMCDWNLEQAGCHLLGSCGPAHHKR